CACTACAGGTAAGGCTTCGCCCTTTAGAACAGTAGCCTCAAAAAGTGTAGCAAAATGTTTTGCGATTTTTTCTTTCACTTCCGTTTCATCTACGGTTTCAACACCAAGTTCTACATTTAACGATGTTACTCCTTTGTCTTTTATACCGCAAGGTATAATATTATCAAAATAGCCTAAATTAGCATTTACGTTAAACGCAAAGCCATGCATGGTAACCCATCTTGAAGCCCTAACGCCCATAGCACATATTTTACGTGCAAAAGGTGTACCCACATCCAACCAAACGCCTGTTTCGCCGTCACTACGGGTAGCGGTAAGCCCATACTCAGCCATGGTACGTATAATAGCCTCTTCCAACAGTCGTAAGTATTTATGTATATCAGTAAAAAAATTCTCTAAATCTAAAATTGGGTATCCTACTATTTGCCCAGGACCATGATATGTAATATCTCCCCCTCTATTTATTTTATAAAACGTAGCCCCTTTATCAGCAAGTTGCTTCTCATTAAGAAGTAAATTACTCAAATCACCACTTTTACCCAAGGTATAAACGTGTGGATGCGCTACGTATAGAAAATAGTTAGGTGTTTCGAGGTTTGTATTTTCTCTCCTATTTTTTATTTTAAGATCAAGAATCTCTTTAAAAAGCCTCTCCTGAGTATCCCACGTTTCCTTATAATCCACTTCACCCAAATCAAAAAGCTCTATACTTTTATTCATAATATTACTACTTAACATTAAATGGCTAAATTACAAAACTTTTAGGTAGCAGTATATTGTACAACCATACTTAACAACCCCTAATACTAATTGCTTATTGGTTAATATTCACTATCTTTGCGAGCTTAAAAATCATTATTAATTATGCAGCTTTCAGAACAAGAAATCATTCGTAGAGAAAAACTGGATGCGCTGAGAAAACTCGGCATAAATCCGTATCCCGCTAACCTTTTTCCTGTAAACCATACAAGTAAACAGGTAAAGAATGATTATGTTGAAGGTAAGAAGGTTATTGTTGCAGGACGCCTGATGTCGGTTAGAATACAGGGTAAAGCTTCTTTTGCTGAATTGCAAGATAGTGAAGGACGCATTCAGTTATACATAAATCGTGATGAGATATGTACTGGCGAAGACAAAACTAAATATAACGAGGTTTTTAAAAAATTGCTTGACCTTGGTGACTTTATAGGTGTAGCAGGTAAACTTTTTACTACACAGGTAGGCGAAAAATCGGTACGCGTAACCGATTTTACGGTACTAAGCAAAACATTACGCCCACTACCATTGCCTAAAAAAGATGCTGATGGTAATGTATACGATGGTTTTACTGATGCCGAATTGCGCTACCGCATGCGTTATGTAGACCTTGTTGTAAACCCAGAGGTTAAAGACGTTTTTGTAAAACGCACCAAGTTATTTGCAGCAATGCGTAACTTTTTTAATGATAAAGGCTATTTTGAGGTGGAAACACCCATACTACAGCCTATAGCGGGTGGTGCTGCTGCACGACCTTTTGTAACGCACCATAACTCACTAGATATACCTTTGTACATGCGTATTGCCAACGAGCTATACTTAAAAAGGCTTATAGTAGGTGGTTTTGATGGGGTTTACGAGTTTTCGAAAAACTTCCGCAATGAGGGTATGGACAGAACTCATAATCCTGAGTTTACGGCTATGGAAATATATGTAGCCTATAAGGATTACAATTGGATGATGGAGTTTACCGAAAACTTGCTTGAGCATTGCGCAACAGCCGTTAATGGCACTACACAAGCTACCTTTGGCGAGCATACTGTAGATTTTAAAGCACCGTACGCACGGGTTACCATGACCGATGCTATTAAGCAATTTACAGGTTTTGATATTACGGGTAAAACAGAAGAAGAAATTTTTGAAGCTGCCAAAGGCATGGGTATCGAAGTAGATGATACTATGGGTAAAGGCAAGCTAATTGATGAAATATTTGGCGAAAAGTGCGAAGGCAATTTTATACAGCCTACTTTTATTACTGATTATCCTAAAGAGATGAGTCCGCTTTGTAAAGAGCACAGGGATAACCCTGAACTTACAGAACGTTTTGAACTTATGGTATGTGGTAAAGAGATAGCAAACGCCTATAGCGAGCTAAACGACCCTATAGACCAAAGGCAACGTTTTGAAGCACAATTGAAACTAAGCGAACGTGGTGATGATGAAGCAGGGCAATTTATTGATAACGACTTTTTACGTGCGCTAGAGTATGGTATGCCACCAACATCGGGGCTTGGTATTGGCATGGATAGGTTAATTATGTTTTTAACCAACAACCAATCCATACAAGAAGTATTATTTTTCCCGCAGATGCGCCCTGAAAAGAAGCAAGTAGAGCTGGACGATGAAGCAAAAGCACTACTCGAAATTATTAAAACGCATAACGTTGCGCCTTTAGCACAAATTAAAGAAGAAGCTAAATTGAGTAACAAAAAATGGGATAAAACCCTAAAAACCTTAACTGGGCATGGTATTGCCAAAGTTGTAAAAACTGACGATGCATTGGAAATACACATGGTATAACTACAAAATAATTTAGATGCTAAAGGCTACCAAATTAGGTAGCCTTTGTTGTTTGTGTATTACACTATAAGAGCCCTTTATTTTTTAATAAACTTTTTTAAATAGCTTTGGTTACCATTTTTAAGTTCTAAAAAGTAAATTCCTCTATCTACATCTGTAATATTAATTTCTTTTCTACCAGAAAACGTAGCATCCTGATGTACAATCTGCCCCAATGCATTGAAAATAGTAATCTCAAAATTACCTGTACTATTTTCTAATGCTACCGTAATTGTTTCGGTGGAAGGGTTAGGAAATAAACGTAACTCATTTTGATTGATTACATAGCCCTGATTATACAACAAATTATTGTTAATATAATCGATAGCTGCCTCCATATTGGGGATAGGACCTATATTCTCTACTACTGTTGCGGTACCTTGTGCAATACCCGTTTCTTTTAAAACCGTTCTGATTTGCTGACTGGTCAGATAACCGCCACCGCTTTGTTGGTTAAAATACGATTGTAAAACCGCTGCACACGAGGCTATTATTGGCGTTGCCGAACTTGTACCCGAAAACGAGGTATAGTATTGGTTAAAATCGTTACCTATGGCATAAAGGTCGCCATAACCTGTAGTTACAACATTTTGTCCCCAACCTTGTACATCTACCCTACTACCATATGTGCTAAAACCAATCCTATCATGGTTGGTATTAGGTGTTCCTGCACCCACTATAATAGCACCGCTATCGCCTCGGTTCATGTATTCTATAAAATCAAACGAGTCTAAATTTTGGCTGCCGTTTCCAGCCGCCGCAACAATTACAATCCCTGCATCGGTAGCTGCCCTAGTCAAATCCCATATTACTTGGTCATATTCAGCAGGCACAAAATCACTGTTTGTCAAGACAGACACTTGTAATTCGTACATAATAACATCGCCTGCAACAGCAGTATTAATAGCTTGCGTAACAGCAGTAACTCGGTTATACCCCCCTTCTTGTGTCCACTCAGGGTACAAAATAGCTTCATTAAGCTCGTACGCCATACCCGAAACACCATATGTTCCGTTATTGGCATAAGCAACGCCTATAGCTGCCGTACCATGCTCTGTAAAAACGAGTGGTACTTCATTACTAATCGTCATGCCTGCCGCTATAGCTGTATTGGTTTCATTAAACTCTTCATGATTTGTATTTACACCATACTCAACGTCTTTTAAGTTAATACCTGCTCCAGCATAGCCTAAATCCCATGCATATTGCATATTTACACCAGGGTCGGCTTGTATATAACCTTGCGAAAGAAAATAACTCGGTGTTGCTGGAGGAATATCGGCAGGTGGTAGCGGTGCTGTATTAAGCGGTTTAACAAAGTATGCTACACCATTAAACAACGATAAGTCGCTATAAAGTTGGTTAAGTGCCTCTTTATTTTGATACGGAAGTGCAATACTGTAAATACGGTTTAGTTTTTCTACCGATGCACTGCTTCCTGTATTTTTTTGAACTTGTTGTTTTAAATACTCAAATTGTTCTTCAGATAATTTAATACCTTTTTCCAGAACGAAATTGTTTTCTTGTAAAAAGGACTGAAACTCGGTAGTAGTAGGGTATTGAGCGTCTTTAAAACATATATGTACTGTTCCGCTTTTTGTTAAGGGTGTTTGCGCTATAGTTTTAACAGCAAAAACGGTGCAAAGCAATAGCAAGAGGGTAGTAATTTTCATAAATTTTCTTTTATAGCATGAGGAGCAAATCTATAAAATATTAGCGTACAGTAGCACCAATTAAAAAACAACTACTGTTAAAACCACTATTCCAATTCGTTATTTAACAATTGTGGAAATAACTTACTGGAATAGTGACAATAATTATAAACTGTAATTTAAGTTGATGGACCACCTATAGTTTGCCTCTACCCTGCCGCCAACTAAGTTTTGATTGATGGGCAGCATGGCATTAATACCCGCAGAGAATCCTTTATAGCCTGCCTCTATACCTGCTTTACCAAACAGTATATCGCCTTCGGTATCGGGTAACTCTTCACCAAATTGCTTATTAGCAGCGTAGCTTTCGCCTGCTAAACCAAGTTGTGGCACAAGGGTGTATTTTGGTTGCTCTATTACATAAAATAACGTACTTGCATAATTAAATTGATTACCAAATTGGTACTCATCGTCATTTTCAGTTTTAATACTGTAGTTTACCATAGCATTAAGCCCTAGCTTGTTATGCTTAACAACGTATTCGGCAGCCAGTAAATAATCCCAACTACCAGTACCTACCTGAAAACTTGGGTTTACACTTCCGTTATTGGCAGTATGGTATTCGCCTGTTGGCATTTTTACGCCTCCACCCGCCTGTAGTGTGTGGCTGTACCTAGCGGAATCTTTTTGGGTTTGGTATATGGTGTATAAACCCAATACGGTAATATCGCCCAAACCATCTATCGCTTGGTAGCCTGTAGTAAGCGCTCTGTTATGGGAGTGATACGGTACTAATGCCGATATTTGGAAATTTTTAAAGACAGGTATGCGTGCCCAAAGTTGTACGGTATTAAAGTTCTCGTCTATATAAGGCGAATCGTTAAAAATACCGTCTTGGCTTGTATAGCTTTGATAAAAATAGCGTACCCCTACAAAGTTTTGGTTAAGCATGGAGCTAAACCCCATACCTCCGCCACTAGCAGAACAGCCACAAGCATCGCAATCGTCAAATCGGTCAAGATATCCTCTAAAATTGGGTGGTGGCGTATGAGAAAACATTTGTTGTGCCACTAGCGCAACGAATAATACTATATACTTTTTCATGATGTACTAGGTTTGATGGTAAAATAGCGGATTTGTTATAAACTCCTCGTCTGTTAGTGTTTTCAGGAAAGCAATAATGGCCTCCTTTTCTTCTTGCGTAAGCGGTATGCCTAAGGTATCGCCATTGTGCAATAAAGGGTCTAAGGTTTCAGAATCTGATACACCAGTAGCATAGAAATTCAATACCGACTCTAACGAGCCAAAACGACCATCGTGCATGTAGGGTGCTGTAAGCGCTACATTACGCAAACTAGGGACTTTAAACTTATACCTGTCTGTAGCAAAACCCGTTACAACTTCGCGCCCCAAATCGTTTAAATTGGGGTTTGGTGGTAAACCATTATTACGAAAGGTATTATCTGTAAATATATCGGTATTGTGGCATGATGCACATTTCTGCTGAAACAAACTCAACCCTTGTGTTTCTTGTGCGGTTAATGTGCCTCCTGTTTCATTACGAATGTATTTATCGTAACGGGAATTGGCAGAAATCATCATCGTCATAAACTGCCCTAATGCTTTAAGTATTTTACCCGATGTAATTTCGGTTCCGTCAAAAGCACGGTCAAACTGTTGTACATAGTCCGCATCTTGTTTTAGTTTTTCGGCAATACTTTCCAATGTTTCATCCATCTCAACGGGGTTGTGTATGGGTACAATGGAGAGCATCTCGATACTGTTGGATGCGCCATCGTAAAAATATTCGGACTGAAATGCCATGTTTTGAACAGCAGGTGCATTACGTGTACCTTCTTGATTGTAAATACCATGGCTAAAGGTATGACCGTGATGGGTAAATGCCGATGATTGTTCGTGGCAAAAAGCACAGGATATTGTATTATCTGCCGAAAGGCGTGCATCGTAAAATAATTTTCTACCCAATTCAAAGCCCGCTTCGGTTGGCGGGTTTAGGGTAATGTCTTGCTCAGGAGCAGGAAAGTTAGCCGGCACGTTAAAATCCATTTTAGTGTCTGGCGTAGCAGTATAATTGGTATCGTTATCACTACAGGACACCAGTAGTAGTGCCGCAAATGCGACGAAGCTAATTTTTTTCATAATGTGTTACAAATTAAAAGCCTACCCGTCTGGGTAGGCTTGGTTATAGCAAAATACTATTCGTGTGTATGCCCAGAGGCATTGTGCACATGGTGTACTGTAAACATTTTTTTAGAGTTTTCGGCAATCTCTATAAGGTGTTCGCCTCCCATAATGTCTGCACTAGTGCCCGCATTATTCATATTGTTATGCAATACTACTTTAGTATCACCATCAAGCAATACATTAACATCTGCCACTAAGTGTATAGAGGGTACTTGGTTTTCTCTTACTCTTGCTGTAGATGGCAAACTCAAAGTAACTTCTCTGTAATTATCCGTTGCCGTATTGCTACCTTGGTGTACCCTAAAAGGGGTTGGTGTTATTACCCCTTGAGCCGTAAATTCGCCC
The Flavobacterium litorale genome window above contains:
- a CDS encoding transporter, translating into MKKYIVLFVALVAQQMFSHTPPPNFRGYLDRFDDCDACGCSASGGGMGFSSMLNQNFVGVRYFYQSYTSQDGIFNDSPYIDENFNTVQLWARIPVFKNFQISALVPYHSHNRALTTGYQAIDGLGDITVLGLYTIYQTQKDSARYSHTLQAGGGVKMPTGEYHTANNGSVNPSFQVGTGSWDYLLAAEYVVKHNKLGLNAMVNYSIKTENDDEYQFGNQFNYASTLFYVIEQPKYTLVPQLGLAGESYAANKQFGEELPDTEGDILFGKAGIEAGYKGFSAGINAMLPINQNLVGGRVEANYRWSINLNYSL
- a CDS encoding S8 family peptidase translates to MKITTLLLLLCTVFAVKTIAQTPLTKSGTVHICFKDAQYPTTTEFQSFLQENNFVLEKGIKLSEEQFEYLKQQVQKNTGSSASVEKLNRIYSIALPYQNKEALNQLYSDLSLFNGVAYFVKPLNTAPLPPADIPPATPSYFLSQGYIQADPGVNMQYAWDLGYAGAGINLKDVEYGVNTNHEEFNETNTAIAAGMTISNEVPLVFTEHGTAAIGVAYANNGTYGVSGMAYELNEAILYPEWTQEGGYNRVTAVTQAINTAVAGDVIMYELQVSVLTNSDFVPAEYDQVIWDLTRAATDAGIVIVAAAGNGSQNLDSFDFIEYMNRGDSGAIIVGAGTPNTNHDRIGFSTYGSRVDVQGWGQNVVTTGYGDLYAIGNDFNQYYTSFSGTSSATPIIASCAAVLQSYFNQQSGGGYLTSQQIRTVLKETGIAQGTATVVENIGPIPNMEAAIDYINNNLLYNQGYVINQNELRLFPNPSTETITVALENSTGNFEITIFNALGQIVHQDATFSGRKEINITDVDRGIYFLELKNGNQSYLKKFIKK
- a CDS encoding cytochrome-c peroxidase, coding for MKKISFVAFAALLLVSCSDNDTNYTATPDTKMDFNVPANFPAPEQDITLNPPTEAGFELGRKLFYDARLSADNTISCAFCHEQSSAFTHHGHTFSHGIYNQEGTRNAPAVQNMAFQSEYFYDGASNSIEMLSIVPIHNPVEMDETLESIAEKLKQDADYVQQFDRAFDGTEITSGKILKALGQFMTMMISANSRYDKYIRNETGGTLTAQETQGLSLFQQKCASCHNTDIFTDNTFRNNGLPPNPNLNDLGREVVTGFATDRYKFKVPSLRNVALTAPYMHDGRFGSLESVLNFYATGVSDSETLDPLLHNGDTLGIPLTQEEKEAIIAFLKTLTDEEFITNPLFYHQT
- the lysS gene encoding lysine--tRNA ligase, translated to MQLSEQEIIRREKLDALRKLGINPYPANLFPVNHTSKQVKNDYVEGKKVIVAGRLMSVRIQGKASFAELQDSEGRIQLYINRDEICTGEDKTKYNEVFKKLLDLGDFIGVAGKLFTTQVGEKSVRVTDFTVLSKTLRPLPLPKKDADGNVYDGFTDAELRYRMRYVDLVVNPEVKDVFVKRTKLFAAMRNFFNDKGYFEVETPILQPIAGGAAARPFVTHHNSLDIPLYMRIANELYLKRLIVGGFDGVYEFSKNFRNEGMDRTHNPEFTAMEIYVAYKDYNWMMEFTENLLEHCATAVNGTTQATFGEHTVDFKAPYARVTMTDAIKQFTGFDITGKTEEEIFEAAKGMGIEVDDTMGKGKLIDEIFGEKCEGNFIQPTFITDYPKEMSPLCKEHRDNPELTERFELMVCGKEIANAYSELNDPIDQRQRFEAQLKLSERGDDEAGQFIDNDFLRALEYGMPPTSGLGIGMDRLIMFLTNNQSIQEVLFFPQMRPEKKQVELDDEAKALLEIIKTHNVAPLAQIKEEAKLSNKKWDKTLKTLTGHGIAKVVKTDDALEIHMV
- the lipB gene encoding lipoyl(octanoyl) transferase LipB; translated protein: MNKSIELFDLGEVDYKETWDTQERLFKEILDLKIKNRRENTNLETPNYFLYVAHPHVYTLGKSGDLSNLLLNEKQLADKGATFYKINRGGDITYHGPGQIVGYPILDLENFFTDIHKYLRLLEEAIIRTMAEYGLTATRSDGETGVWLDVGTPFARKICAMGVRASRWVTMHGFAFNVNANLGYFDNIIPCGIKDKGVTSLNVELGVETVDETEVKEKIAKHFATLFEATVLKGEALPVV